The Spirochaetota bacterium genomic interval CTGATTGTAATGAGATAAATATTGATCTTTCAATGGTTAGTAAAATTGATACATCTGGATTTCAACTTTTGCTTCTTGCTAAAATAGAATCTCAGCGAAGAGATATCCCATTTAAGATTTTGGATACAAGTCAGGAAGTTGAAAATATATTTAATCTGTTTGGTGAATCCTACTAATTTTTGAGAGGAATGTATGGGATCAAAGAAAAAATATGACATGCAGGATGCAATCAATGCTTTTTTTCTGGATTGCCGGGAAATGCTTGATGAGATGGAAAGTTCTCTTTTGCAGCTTGAAAAGGATATCAGTGATGAAGAATCCATTAATTCATTATTTCGGGCAATTCACACAATAAAGGGCGCATCTGGGATGTTTGGTTTTGTTGAGATAGAGAAGTTTACACATATAGTAGAAAATATGTTAGATGATGTTCGAAAGGGTTTAATACAGGTTGATAGTGATCTTATTGCTCTTCTTCTGAAATGTCATGATTATGTTGATAAGTTAGTGGTTCTTTTTGAGGACTCAAAGGACAACGTGCTTGATAAAGAGATGACTGAAACTGGTGAATCTTTATATCAAAAATTGAATACATATCTATCTACCTCATCGAAATTATCTGATAGCAACACATCTAAAAGGCCGGAATTATCAACTGACACCCTTCAATCAGATGGGAAACAGGTTTTAAATGAATGCTGGCATATATCAATAAGGTTTGGTGAAGATGTCTTTAGAAACAGATTGGATCCAATGCCCTTTATAAAATACCTTGGAGAGATAGGCGAGATCGTTAACATTATAACCGTATGTGATAGAATTCCAACTTTGGAAGAGATTGATCCTGAGAGTTGTTATCTGGGATTTGAGATCGATTTCAAGGGCAATGTGGATAAAGAAATATTAGAGGATGCTTTTGAATTTCTGATTGATGATTGTACCTTGAGAATTCTTTCTCCAAAGAGTTCAATATCTGAGTATGTTGAGCTTATTCAGAATTTGCCTGAGACCCCCCAGCGTATCGGAGAGATTCTAACGAAGATCGGCACATTGACTGAATTGGAGCTTGAAGAGGCGATTCGATTGCAGGAGGCCTTAAACAAGGTTTCGGATGAAGATCAAAAAAAACCACTAGGCGAGATTGTTGTAGAAGAAAAGATGGTACAGGAATCTGTAGTAAATGCTGCCCTTGAGAAACAGACACAGGTAAAGAAGAATATACGTTCTATACGTGTAGATCCTGAAAAGCTTGATCACTTAATCAATTATGTTGGCGAACTCGTTATTACAGGCGCAAGCGTTAAACAGCTATCAGAAAAGCTGGGAGATACAGAATTATTAGAATCGGTTTTACAGATGTCCAAATTGATCGAGGATATTAGAGATAGCACGATGAATGTGCGGATGGTTCAAATCGGAGATACATTTAGAAAATTTGAACGCGTTGTGAGAGATTTGAGTCATGAGAGGGGGAAGGAAATTAAACTTATAATAAATGGTGGTGAGACAGAACTAGACAAAACCCTGATTGAGAAGATCAATGACCCACTAATGCATCTGGTGCGAAATGCAGTGGATCATGGAATCGGCACACCGGAGGATAGAGTAAAAAAGGGTAAGCAACCTCAGGGGACCATATTATTAAACGCATATCATGGAACAGGAAGCATTATAATTGAGGTTAGTGATGATGGTGGCGGACTTAATCGAGAAAAGATACTGAATAAATCTATTGAAAAAGGTCTGATACAACCTGGCCAGGATATATCTGACAATGAATTATATCAACTAATTTTTGAGCCTGGATTTTCTACTGCTGAAAAGGTTACCAACATATCAGGACGTGGCGTAGGTATGGATGTTGTAAAGAAGAATATACAATCCTTAAGGGGCAATATCACTATTGATAGCAAAGAAGGGATTGGCACTACAATGAGAATTCATCTACCACTAACCTTAGCCATTATTGATGGTTTTATGGTTAAGGTAGGCAGTGTCTTTTATGTATTGCCATTGGACATGGTGATAGAGTGTTCAGAAATAACAGCCGAGGATAT includes:
- a CDS encoding STAS domain-containing protein — translated: MDIHIKSDDSKKTSMAIEGEMTIYSAGEIKNALIEYLTDCNEINIDLSMVSKIDTSGFQLLLLAKIESQRRDIPFKILDTSQEVENIFNLFGESY
- a CDS encoding chemotaxis protein CheA, with translation MGSKKKYDMQDAINAFFLDCREMLDEMESSLLQLEKDISDEESINSLFRAIHTIKGASGMFGFVEIEKFTHIVENMLDDVRKGLIQVDSDLIALLLKCHDYVDKLVVLFEDSKDNVLDKEMTETGESLYQKLNTYLSTSSKLSDSNTSKRPELSTDTLQSDGKQVLNECWHISIRFGEDVFRNRLDPMPFIKYLGEIGEIVNIITVCDRIPTLEEIDPESCYLGFEIDFKGNVDKEILEDAFEFLIDDCTLRILSPKSSISEYVELIQNLPETPQRIGEILTKIGTLTELELEEAIRLQEALNKVSDEDQKKPLGEIVVEEKMVQESVVNAALEKQTQVKKNIRSIRVDPEKLDHLINYVGELVITGASVKQLSEKLGDTELLESVLQMSKLIEDIRDSTMNVRMVQIGDTFRKFERVVRDLSHERGKEIKLIINGGETELDKTLIEKINDPLMHLVRNAVDHGIGTPEDRVKKGKQPQGTILLNAYHGTGSIIIEVSDDGGGLNREKILNKSIEKGLIQPGQDISDNELYQLIFEPGFSTAEKVTNISGRGVGMDVVKKNIQSLRGNITIDSKEGIGTTMRIHLPLTLAIIDGFMVKVGSVFYVLPLDMVIECSEITAEDISGSDAYNFLNLRGEILPFLRLRDFFNVTEGKKERENIVVVEYNQRRIGLVVDKLIGEFQTVIKPLGKIFRKLQWAIGATILGTGEVALILDVPILIQHLQSIESKGEISKEVMREVAGATF